A genomic stretch from Amycolatopsis sp. 195334CR includes:
- a CDS encoding sarcosine oxidase subunit delta translates to MQLIHCPWCGPREEVEFHYGGQADIAYPERPAELSDQEWAEYVFYRDNPKGTFAERWSHSAGCRRWFNAVRDTHTYRFLSTAKPRQKEVRV, encoded by the coding sequence ATGCAACTGATCCACTGCCCCTGGTGCGGCCCGCGCGAGGAGGTCGAATTCCACTACGGCGGCCAGGCCGACATCGCCTATCCCGAGCGCCCGGCCGAACTGTCCGACCAGGAATGGGCCGAGTACGTCTTCTACCGCGACAACCCGAAGGGCACCTTCGCCGAGCGGTGGAGCCACTCCGCCGGGTGCCGCCGCTGGTTCAACGCGGTCCGGGACACCCACACCTACCGGTTCCTGAGCACCGCGAAACCACGGCAGAAGGAGGTGCGGGTATGA
- a CDS encoding aromatic ring-hydroxylating dioxygenase subunit alpha, whose translation MSSVEVRAQQPEPATSLIPTLPGAHYTDPALFAREQQRIFQRNWFAAARSSDLPEPGKFRTVDVGGESVLIVRGRDRSLRAFLNVCRHRGARLCTEDAGEVRRSLQCPYHAWTYGLDGKLIAAPNLTSMNDVNRDEYGLIGVALREWLGTVWVCLADEPPSFADTVQAAVTGRLGEGDVIEKWGIDELVVGRRITYDVKANWKLIVENFMECYHCATIHPELTEVLPEFADGYAAQYYVGHGAEFGEEVTGFTIDGQTGFDRLAGVDEHHDRRYYAITVNPQVFINLVPDHVIFHRMYPMAVDRTIVECDWLYPRSVIDSGADLSRSVELFHRVNEQDFEACERCQPAMSSKAYAAGGVLVPSEHHIGEFRDWVADAISD comes from the coding sequence GTGAGTTCCGTCGAAGTCCGCGCCCAGCAGCCGGAGCCCGCCACCAGCCTGATCCCCACCCTGCCCGGGGCCCACTACACCGATCCCGCCCTGTTCGCCCGCGAGCAGCAGCGCATCTTCCAGCGGAACTGGTTCGCCGCCGCCCGCAGCAGCGATCTGCCGGAGCCGGGCAAGTTCCGCACGGTCGACGTCGGCGGCGAGAGCGTGCTGATCGTCCGCGGCCGCGACCGCTCGCTGCGGGCCTTCCTCAACGTGTGCCGCCACCGCGGCGCCCGGTTGTGCACGGAGGACGCGGGCGAGGTCCGCCGGTCCCTGCAATGCCCGTACCACGCCTGGACCTACGGCCTCGACGGCAAGCTCATCGCGGCGCCGAACCTGACCTCGATGAACGACGTCAACCGCGACGAGTACGGGCTCATCGGCGTCGCGCTGCGCGAATGGCTCGGCACGGTGTGGGTGTGCCTGGCCGACGAGCCGCCGTCGTTCGCCGACACCGTGCAGGCCGCGGTGACCGGCCGCCTCGGCGAAGGCGACGTGATCGAGAAGTGGGGCATCGACGAACTCGTCGTCGGGCGCCGGATCACCTACGACGTCAAGGCGAACTGGAAGCTGATCGTCGAGAACTTCATGGAGTGCTACCACTGCGCGACGATCCACCCGGAGCTGACCGAGGTGCTCCCGGAGTTCGCCGACGGGTACGCCGCGCAGTACTACGTCGGGCACGGTGCCGAGTTCGGCGAGGAGGTCACCGGCTTCACCATCGACGGGCAGACCGGGTTCGACCGGCTCGCCGGCGTCGACGAGCACCACGACCGGCGGTACTACGCGATCACCGTGAACCCGCAGGTGTTCATCAACCTGGTGCCCGATCACGTGATCTTCCACCGGATGTACCCGATGGCGGTGGACCGCACGATCGTCGAGTGCGACTGGCTCTACCCCCGGTCGGTGATCGACAGCGGGGCCGACCTGAGCCGGTCGGTGGAGCTGTTCCACCGGGTCAACGAGCAGGACTTCGAGGCGTGCGAGCGGTGCCAGCCCGCGATGTCGTCGAAGGCCTACGCCGCGGGCGGGGTGCTGGTGCCCAGCGAGCACCACATCGGCGAGTTCCGCGACTGGGTCGCCGACGCGATCTCCGACTGA
- the glyA gene encoding serine hydroxymethyltransferase gives MSVTVDRPGTHGPERVLGLSLAQADPEVHRVLGQEVARQRGTLEMIASENFAPLSVLEAQGSVLTNKYAEGYPGRRYYGGCEHVDVLEQLAIDRVKVLFGAEFANVQPHSGAQANAAVLAALLAPGDTFLGLDLAHGGHLTHGMRLTFSGRYFDAVPYHVREDNHLVDMDEVARLARERQPKLIIAGWSAYPRQLDFAEFRRIADEVGAYLMVDMAHFAGLVAAGLHPNPVPYADVVTSTTHKTLGGPRGGVVLAKRELAKKLNSAVFPGLQGGPLEHVIAAKAVAFKLAGEPAFRLRQERTLAGAKLLADRLLAEDGVGVVSGGTDVHLVLADLRHSEMDGKQAEDRLHRVGITVNRNAVPFDPRPPMVASGVRIGTPALAARGFDEADFAEVADIIALALRPGTGEAELAALAARVEALAERHPLYPELPV, from the coding sequence ATGTCCGTAACCGTTGACCGCCCCGGGACCCACGGTCCCGAACGGGTGCTCGGCCTGTCGCTGGCGCAGGCCGATCCGGAGGTCCACCGGGTGCTCGGCCAGGAGGTGGCCCGCCAGCGCGGCACGCTGGAGATGATCGCCTCGGAGAACTTCGCCCCGCTGAGCGTGCTCGAGGCGCAGGGCTCGGTGCTGACCAACAAGTACGCCGAGGGTTATCCCGGCCGCCGCTACTACGGCGGCTGCGAGCACGTCGACGTGCTGGAGCAGCTGGCGATCGACCGGGTGAAGGTGTTGTTCGGCGCGGAGTTCGCCAACGTGCAACCGCATTCGGGGGCGCAGGCGAACGCGGCCGTGCTGGCCGCCCTGCTCGCACCGGGGGACACCTTCCTCGGCCTCGACCTCGCGCACGGCGGCCACCTCACCCACGGCATGCGGCTGACCTTCTCCGGCAGGTACTTCGACGCCGTGCCGTACCACGTGCGGGAGGACAACCACCTCGTGGACATGGACGAGGTGGCCCGGCTGGCCCGCGAGCGGCAGCCGAAGCTGATCATCGCGGGCTGGTCGGCCTACCCGCGTCAGCTGGATTTCGCCGAGTTCCGGCGGATCGCCGACGAGGTCGGTGCCTACCTGATGGTGGACATGGCGCATTTCGCCGGTCTGGTCGCCGCCGGGCTCCACCCGAACCCGGTGCCGTACGCGGACGTGGTCACCTCGACCACGCACAAAACCCTCGGCGGTCCACGAGGCGGCGTGGTGCTGGCGAAGCGGGAGCTGGCGAAGAAACTCAACTCCGCGGTGTTCCCCGGCCTCCAGGGCGGTCCGCTGGAGCACGTGATCGCGGCCAAGGCGGTCGCGTTCAAGCTGGCCGGGGAGCCCGCGTTCCGGCTGCGCCAGGAACGCACGCTGGCCGGGGCGAAGCTCCTCGCCGACCGGCTGCTGGCCGAAGACGGGGTCGGCGTGGTCTCCGGCGGTACCGACGTGCACCTGGTGCTGGCCGACCTCCGGCATTCCGAAATGGACGGAAAGCAGGCCGAGGACCGGCTGCACCGGGTGGGGATCACGGTGAACCGCAACGCCGTGCCGTTCGACCCCCGGCCGCCGATGGTGGCTTCCGGCGTGCGCATCGGCACCCCCGCACTGGCCGCCCGCGGCTTCGACGAGGCCGATTTCGCCGAGGTCGCCGACATCATCGCGCTCGCGCTGCGCCCCGGCACCGGCGAAGCGGAACTCGCCGCGCTGGCCGCCAGGGTCGAAGCGCTCGCCGAACGCCACCCCCTCTACCCGGAGCTGCCGGTATGA
- a CDS encoding IclR family transcriptional regulator: protein MYNTGDTTSAGEPRSSAQTVDRALSMLTLLAQRGPSGVTELARELGVHKSTATRLLSALEKFRFVEQDGNRGKYRLGFGIVRLAGATTAQLDIGREGRPVCAKLAAELRGTVSLSVLEGGSATAVVQEPGTERNWIGVRMPLHATATGKVLLASLGFEELSIALERPRQRLTANTITASGALLADLNRVRDRGWAATIGELETGLNSVAVAVRGPGGRIAGALAVSAPEEHLGLDDFQDIARVLTQAVEEIRAGLQRLTLP, encoded by the coding sequence ATGTACAACACCGGCGACACCACCAGCGCTGGCGAACCCAGATCCTCGGCCCAGACCGTGGATCGAGCGCTTTCCATGCTCACCCTGCTGGCCCAGCGGGGCCCGTCCGGCGTCACCGAACTCGCCCGCGAACTCGGCGTGCACAAGTCGACGGCCACCCGGCTGCTCTCGGCGTTGGAAAAGTTCCGGTTCGTCGAGCAGGACGGGAATCGGGGCAAGTACCGGCTCGGCTTCGGCATCGTCCGGCTGGCCGGGGCGACCACCGCGCAGCTCGACATCGGCCGGGAGGGACGGCCGGTCTGCGCGAAGCTCGCCGCGGAACTGCGGGGCACGGTGAGCCTGAGCGTGCTCGAAGGCGGCAGCGCCACGGCGGTGGTTCAGGAACCGGGCACCGAGCGCAACTGGATCGGCGTCCGGATGCCGTTGCACGCCACCGCGACCGGCAAGGTGCTGCTGGCGAGCCTCGGCTTCGAGGAACTGAGCATCGCGCTCGAACGGCCCCGGCAGCGGCTGACCGCCAACACCATCACCGCCAGCGGCGCGTTGCTGGCGGACCTGAACCGCGTTCGCGATCGCGGCTGGGCCGCCACCATCGGCGAACTGGAGACCGGGCTGAACTCCGTCGCGGTGGCGGTGCGCGGACCCGGCGGGCGCATCGCCGGCGCGCTCGCCGTCTCCGCTCCCGAAGAACACCTCGGCCTCGACGATTTCCAGGACATCGCCCGGGTGCTCACCCAGGCCGTCGAAGAGATCCGCGCCGGACTGCAGCGGCTGACGCTGCCGTAA
- a CDS encoding NAD(P)/FAD-dependent oxidoreductase, with the protein MRAVTVVGASLAGLTAVRALRDQGYDGRITVVGEEAYAPYDRPPLSKEYLAGTVSEIDLDLKTPEDTALDADWRLGRTAARLDTGERAVVLDDGERIVSDGVVLATGARARRLPGRPFDGVHTLRTLDDAIALRKALVPGTRLVVIGAGFIGSEIASTAAGMGVETDVVEAEASPLHKPLGVEMGRVCARLHATKGVRLHTGAGLAGLIGTGRVTGVRLTNGRELPADVVVLGIGASPCVDWLIGSGVELVNGVRTDARGATNVPGVVAVGDCANSDRDHAAGPVRLEHWTNAVQQPIAAVSALLGRDYTAPAHHRLPYFWSDQYGHRIQFAGHRTEDSTVEVLEGEVAEFDFLALYRDAAGTPVAVLAVDRARSFGRWRRQLAGRPSTSN; encoded by the coding sequence ATGCGGGCGGTCACCGTCGTCGGCGCTTCGCTGGCGGGTCTGACCGCGGTCCGCGCGCTGCGCGACCAGGGCTACGACGGCCGGATCACCGTGGTGGGTGAAGAGGCCTACGCCCCGTACGACCGGCCGCCGCTGTCGAAGGAGTACCTGGCGGGCACGGTGTCCGAAATCGACCTGGACCTCAAAACGCCCGAGGACACCGCGCTCGACGCCGACTGGCGGCTCGGCCGCACCGCCGCCCGGCTGGACACCGGCGAGCGCGCGGTGGTGCTGGACGACGGCGAGCGGATCGTGTCCGACGGCGTGGTGCTGGCGACCGGCGCCCGCGCCCGCCGCCTGCCGGGGCGCCCCTTCGACGGGGTGCACACGCTGCGCACCCTCGACGACGCCATCGCCCTGCGCAAGGCGCTGGTGCCCGGGACGCGGCTGGTGGTGATCGGCGCCGGGTTCATCGGTTCCGAGATCGCCTCGACCGCGGCGGGCATGGGGGTCGAGACCGACGTGGTCGAGGCCGAGGCCTCGCCGCTGCACAAACCGCTGGGCGTGGAGATGGGCCGGGTGTGCGCCCGGCTGCACGCGACGAAGGGCGTCCGGCTGCACACCGGCGCCGGGCTGGCCGGGCTGATCGGGACCGGGCGGGTGACCGGGGTCCGGCTGACCAACGGCCGGGAACTGCCCGCGGACGTGGTGGTGCTGGGCATCGGCGCGTCCCCGTGCGTGGACTGGCTGATCGGCTCCGGGGTGGAACTGGTCAACGGGGTGCGCACCGACGCGCGGGGCGCGACGAACGTGCCGGGCGTGGTCGCGGTCGGGGACTGCGCCAACTCCGATCGCGACCACGCGGCCGGCCCGGTGCGCTTGGAGCACTGGACCAACGCCGTGCAGCAGCCGATCGCCGCGGTGTCCGCGTTGCTCGGCCGCGACTACACCGCGCCCGCCCACCACCGCCTGCCCTACTTCTGGTCCGATCAGTACGGCCACCGCATCCAGTTCGCCGGGCACCGCACCGAGGACAGCACGGTGGAGGTGCTCGAAGGCGAGGTGGCCGAGTTCGACTTCCTCGCGCTCTACCGCGACGCCGCCGGGACCCCGGTGGCCGTGCTCGCGGTGGACCGCGCCCGTTCCTTCGGGCGCTGGCGCCGCCAGCTGGCCGGTCGTCCGTCCACTTCGAACTGA
- a CDS encoding MBL fold metallo-hydrolase: MIEHLVTSGTFSLDGGTWEVDNNVWIVGDEHEVLLIDPAHDASAVAARVGDRRVTAIVCTHGHDDHIGEAPALADTFGAPILLHPEEAPLWKLTHPERLPDKELTHGEMLSAGGIELRVLVTPGHSPGSVCLHAPDLGTVFSGDTLFRGGPGATGRSYSDFGTIIESIRETLLALPPDTEVRTGHGEATSIGAEAPNLHEWIHRGF; encoded by the coding sequence GTGATCGAGCACCTGGTCACCTCCGGCACCTTCTCGCTCGACGGCGGGACCTGGGAGGTGGACAACAACGTCTGGATCGTCGGCGACGAGCACGAGGTGCTGCTGATCGATCCGGCGCACGACGCGAGTGCGGTCGCCGCGCGGGTGGGGGACCGCCGCGTGACGGCGATCGTGTGCACGCACGGCCACGACGACCACATCGGCGAGGCACCGGCGCTGGCGGACACCTTCGGCGCGCCGATCCTGCTGCACCCGGAGGAGGCTCCACTGTGGAAGCTGACTCATCCGGAACGCTTGCCGGACAAGGAGTTGACGCACGGGGAGATGCTCTCTGCCGGTGGGATCGAGCTGCGGGTGCTCGTCACGCCGGGGCACTCACCCGGCTCGGTCTGCCTGCACGCCCCCGATCTGGGCACGGTTTTCTCGGGCGACACGCTGTTCCGCGGCGGCCCGGGCGCGACCGGCCGGTCGTACTCCGACTTCGGCACGATCATCGAGTCCATCCGGGAGACGCTGCTGGCGCTGCCACCGGACACCGAGGTCAGGACCGGCCACGGCGAGGCCACCTCGATCGGCGCGGAGGCACCGAACCTGCACGAGTGGATCCACCGCGGATTCTGA
- a CDS encoding S-(hydroxymethyl)mycothiol dehydrogenase: MAQKVRGVVALEKGKPVTVETIVVPDPGPGEAVVGVQACGVCHTDLHYREGGINDEFPFLLGHEAAGIVESVGDGVTDVEPGDYVILNWRAVCGQCRACRKGKPQYCFDTHNATQKMTLTSGRELSPALGIGAFAEKTLVAAGQCTKVDRRARPQAAGLLGCGVMAGIGAAVNTGGVGRGDTVAVIGCGGVGNAAIAGARLAGAATIVAVDRDPRQLDKAREFGATHVVDARDLDPVEAIRSHTGGFGADVVIDAVGRPETWKQAFRARDLAGTVVLVGVPTPEMKAPDLPFLEYFSHGGALKSSWYGDCLPSRDFPALIELYLQGRLPLDGFITEEIALDHVEGAFSRMKDGGVLRSVVVL, encoded by the coding sequence ATGGCCCAGAAAGTCCGCGGTGTGGTGGCGCTCGAAAAGGGCAAGCCGGTCACCGTCGAAACGATCGTGGTCCCCGACCCGGGGCCGGGCGAGGCGGTCGTCGGAGTCCAGGCGTGCGGGGTGTGCCACACCGACCTGCACTACCGCGAAGGCGGGATCAACGACGAGTTCCCGTTCCTGCTCGGCCACGAGGCCGCCGGGATCGTCGAGTCCGTCGGCGACGGCGTGACCGACGTCGAACCCGGCGACTACGTGATCCTCAACTGGCGCGCGGTGTGCGGGCAGTGCCGGGCCTGCCGCAAGGGCAAGCCGCAGTACTGCTTCGACACGCACAACGCCACGCAGAAGATGACGCTGACCTCCGGGCGGGAACTGAGCCCGGCACTGGGCATCGGCGCGTTCGCGGAGAAGACACTGGTCGCCGCCGGCCAGTGCACCAAAGTGGACCGTCGCGCCCGGCCGCAGGCCGCCGGGCTGCTCGGCTGCGGGGTGATGGCGGGCATCGGGGCCGCGGTCAACACCGGCGGAGTCGGCCGGGGCGACACGGTCGCGGTGATCGGCTGCGGCGGGGTCGGGAACGCGGCCATCGCCGGGGCACGGCTGGCCGGTGCCGCCACCATCGTCGCGGTGGACCGGGACCCGAGGCAGCTCGACAAGGCGCGGGAGTTCGGCGCGACCCACGTGGTGGACGCCCGCGACCTCGACCCGGTGGAGGCGATCCGGAGCCACACCGGCGGCTTCGGCGCGGACGTGGTGATCGACGCGGTCGGCCGCCCGGAGACCTGGAAGCAGGCGTTCCGCGCGCGGGACCTGGCGGGCACGGTGGTGCTCGTCGGGGTGCCCACACCCGAGATGAAGGCGCCCGACCTGCCGTTCCTCGAGTACTTCTCCCACGGTGGCGCGCTGAAGTCGTCCTGGTACGGCGACTGCCTGCCCTCCCGCGACTTCCCGGCGCTGATCGAGCTGTACCTGCAGGGCAGGCTCCCGCTGGACGGCTTCATCACCGAGGAGATCGCGCTCGACCACGTCGAGGGCGCGTTCTCGCGGATGAAGGACGGCGGGGTGCTGCGTTCGGTGGTGGTCCTGTGA
- a CDS encoding sarcosine oxidase subunit beta family protein → MTQTNPPGADLPEHPDFLWRNPEPKKNYDVVIVGGGGHGLATAHYLVRNHGITNVAVLEKGWLAGGNMARNTTLIRSNYLWDESAAIYEHSLKLWEGLEDDLGYPILFSQRGVLNLAHTEQDVRDSVRRVEANKLNGIDAEWLGPDEVKRICPIINTAEDIRYPVQGATYQPRAGIAKHDYVAWGFGRRVDEAGVDLIQDCEVTGFTVDGDRVTGVRTTRGDIGCGTVALCAAGHTSVLLDQLGVRAPLQSHPLQALVSELLEPVHPTIVMSNAVHVYVSQAHKGELVMGAGVDSYNGYGQRGAFHIIERQMAAAVELFPVFARAHLLRSWAGIVDVTPDASPIVGHTPYENVFVNAGWGTGGFKATPGIGWCFAHTLAHGEPHPYVAPFGLDRFTTGALVDEHGAAAVAH, encoded by the coding sequence ATGACCCAGACGAACCCACCGGGCGCGGACCTGCCCGAGCACCCCGACTTCCTGTGGCGCAACCCGGAACCGAAGAAGAACTACGACGTGGTGATCGTCGGCGGCGGCGGGCACGGCCTGGCCACCGCGCACTACCTCGTCCGCAACCACGGGATCACCAACGTGGCGGTGCTGGAGAAGGGCTGGCTGGCCGGCGGGAACATGGCCCGCAACACCACGCTGATCCGGTCGAACTACCTGTGGGACGAGTCCGCGGCGATCTACGAGCACTCGCTGAAGCTGTGGGAGGGGCTGGAGGACGATCTCGGCTACCCGATCCTGTTCTCCCAGCGCGGGGTGCTCAACCTGGCGCACACCGAACAGGACGTCCGCGACTCGGTCCGCCGGGTGGAGGCGAACAAGCTCAACGGCATCGACGCGGAATGGCTCGGGCCCGACGAGGTCAAGCGGATCTGCCCGATCATCAACACCGCCGAAGACATCCGCTACCCCGTGCAGGGCGCGACCTACCAGCCGCGCGCGGGCATCGCGAAACACGACTACGTGGCGTGGGGTTTCGGCCGTCGCGTGGACGAAGCCGGGGTGGACCTGATCCAGGACTGCGAGGTCACCGGGTTCACTGTGGACGGTGACCGGGTGACCGGGGTGCGCACCACCCGCGGGGACATCGGGTGCGGCACGGTCGCGCTGTGCGCCGCCGGGCACACCTCGGTGCTGCTGGACCAGCTCGGCGTGCGCGCCCCGCTGCAGTCGCATCCGCTGCAGGCACTGGTTTCCGAGCTGCTGGAGCCGGTGCACCCGACGATCGTGATGTCGAACGCCGTGCACGTCTACGTCTCGCAGGCGCACAAGGGCGAGCTGGTGATGGGCGCCGGGGTGGACTCCTACAACGGGTACGGGCAGCGCGGTGCCTTCCACATCATCGAACGGCAGATGGCCGCCGCGGTGGAGCTGTTCCCGGTGTTCGCCCGCGCGCACCTGCTCCGGTCGTGGGCGGGCATCGTCGACGTCACCCCGGACGCGAGCCCGATCGTCGGGCACACCCCGTACGAGAACGTCTTCGTCAACGCGGGCTGGGGGACCGGCGGGTTCAAGGCGACCCCGGGCATCGGCTGGTGCTTCGCGCACACCCTCGCCCACGGCGAGCCGCACCCCTACGTCGCGCCGTTCGGCCTGGACCGGTTCACCACCGGTGCGCTCGTCGACGAACACGGCGCCGCCGCCGTGGCCCACTGA
- a CDS encoding bifunctional 3-phenylpropionate/cinnamic acid dioxygenase ferredoxin subunit codes for MILVGAVSEIPVGESVRVQGQVAIAVFNVDGEFYAIDDTCTHQDASLSDGWLEGCAVECPLHAACFDLRTGRPSGPPARKAVRTHEVVLVDGQVYVHETIGTGDTVERPAYVEEVA; via the coding sequence ATGATCTTAGTTGGCGCGGTGTCCGAAATTCCTGTCGGAGAGTCTGTACGCGTGCAGGGCCAGGTCGCAATCGCGGTCTTCAACGTCGACGGGGAGTTTTACGCGATCGACGACACCTGCACCCATCAGGACGCTTCGCTGTCCGATGGCTGGCTGGAGGGATGCGCGGTCGAATGCCCGCTGCACGCGGCGTGTTTCGACCTCCGCACGGGACGGCCGAGCGGGCCGCCGGCACGCAAGGCCGTGCGCACCCATGAGGTGGTTCTGGTCGACGGTCAGGTTTACGTGCACGAAACCATCGGCACCGGCGACACCGTCGAGCGCCCGGCCTACGTGGAAGAGGTCGCCTGA